One window of the Anopheles cruzii chromosome 2, idAnoCruzAS_RS32_06, whole genome shotgun sequence genome contains the following:
- the LOC128268475 gene encoding homeobox protein extradenticle, translated as MEDPNRMMGGHGGLMPSSYGMSANDGQPGVDNDPRKQDIGEILQQIMNITDQSLDEAQARKHTLNCHRMKPVLFAVLCEIKEKTVLSLRNTQEEEPPDPQLMRLDNMLIAEGVAGPEKGGGADFLSQSDLTGGQDNAIEHSDYRAKLAQIRQIYHQELEKYEQACSEFTTHVMNLLREQSRTRPITPKEIERMVQIIHRKFSSIQMQLKQSTCEAVMILRSRFLDARRKRRNFSKQASEILNEYFYSHLSNPYPSEEAKEELARKCGITVSQVSNWFGNKRIRYKKNIGKAQEEANLYAAKKAAGASPYSMGGPPSGAATPMMSPAPAQDSMGYSLGSGGYDQQQPYDGSMGYDQLHQDLSP; from the exons ATGGAAGACCCAAACCGGATGATGGGAGGGCACGGTGGCTTAATGCCATCTAGCTACGGCATGTCAGCTAACGATGGCCAGCCAGGCGTCGATAATGATCCACGCAAGCAGGACATCGGCGAGATTTTGCAACAGATCATGAACATCACCGACCAGTCTCTGGACGAAGCTCAAGCGCGGAAGCACACACTGAACTGTCATAGGATGAAACCAGTTTTATTTGCAGTACTATGCGAAATCAAAGAGAAAACAG TCTTGTCGTTGCGAAATACCCAAGAAGAAGAGCCTCCAGATCCCCAGCTGATGCGCTTGGACAACATGTTGATCGCCGAAGGAGTAGCTGGGCCGGAAAAAGGCGGTGGTGCAG ACTTTTTATCACAGTCCGATCTAACCGGTGGCCAAGACAACGCTATCGAACATTCAGACTACCGGGCAAAGTTGGCACAAATCCGCCAGATATATCATCAGGAGCTGGAAAAGTACGAACAAGCCTGCAGCGAATTCACTACGCACGTCATGAATTTGTTGCGGGAACAAAGCCGTACCAG ACCTATAACGCCAAAAGAAATCGAACGGATGGTACAAATAATTCATCGAAAATTCAGCTCCATACAGATGCAGCTCAAACAATCTACCTGTGAAGCGGTTATGATCCTGCG CTCGCGGTTCTTGGATGCTCGGCGGAAGAGACGTAATTTCAGTAAGCAGGCTTCTGAAATCCTGAACGAATACTTCTATAGCCACCTAAGCAATCCTTACCCATCGGAAGAAGCTAAGGAAGAACTGGCCCGGAAATGTGGCATTACT GTTTCGCAAGTGTCCAACTGGTTCGGCAATAAGCGCATTCGTTATAAGAAGAACATAGGTAAGGCACAGGAGGAAGCTAATCTTTATGCAGCTAAGAAAGCGGCTGGTGCATCGCCATATTCAATGGGTGGACCACCCAGTGGCGCAGCAACACCGATGATGTCTCCTGCTCCTGCACAGGATTCGATGGGATACTCCCTTGGCTCGGGTGGATACGATCAACAACAGCCCTATGATGGTAGCATGGGTTATGATCAGCTACATCAGGATCTTAGTCCTTGA
- the LOC128278334 gene encoding serine/threonine-protein kinase fused, whose amino-acid sequence MEKYAVSNLIGEGSFGKVYKAVDKTTKVTVALKIINKRGRSGRELKGLRGECEIQRNLRHPNIIRMLDSHETPNEIVVVTEYAKMDLHSLLRDGSLSELKTQKITFDLVSALYYLHSHRILHRDLKPQNILLDRNMCAKLCDFGFARNMTMGTHVLTSIKGTPLYMAPELLEAKPYDHHADLWSLGCIIYEMLAGEPPFSSTSMIHLVRLIRNQYIKWPSYLTSNCISFVQGLLERDPTQRMSWSNILSHSFVQGNIVIIDENYPQSPFTNTLTISQSRAAVNQSQHLLQLSGRPKEMDKPNNDELTTSKDSINVILQSDVEYQETDNDDYAADVVAESRSRNVGEQIFTEGCEQQLFPNVRSYDLSTHLTNNTNLCVNYFNDNFPLIPLYPANDSQRNIFSLMQPGFRENVFPTEYQSQELERCKLSQSIDNFSIRIASEKQLATEKSAEGRKVLPSPIGQVFPQKNNEKNTPTLFPGWDSCDESQNPPIENEEWLVFLQRSMQEILDGELDSLKQRNFVCIIVAPLRNCRTNSKVIENVAHLLSLPLAIDIPPTIKRDIISVYGELKLVPNLVYASKLLCNKPSSTELVDYNEPETPMSTSPIGHLAALDNDEVKTLTALYDLICYLIHTGDVFMNQFCDAIEILGAKKLFVSFFSIVHKNSSYVRLVCSLLALLNCAMRELPENAEIIEQIIFDENIDLPALLKHEDPILRLRSCMLLRILARFSCLAFQKRWSNELKECLESLCSDENLDVQREAKFGIKELKYLSFVAEELR is encoded by the exons ATGGAAAAGTATGCAGTAAGTAATCTCATCGGTGAGGGTTCATTCGGAAAGGTGTATAAGGCAGTGGACAAAACGACAAAGGTTACTGTAGCGCTCAAAATCATTAACAAG AGAGGACGTTCCGGACGAGAGCTTAAAGGCCTGCGAGGAGAGTGTGAAATTCAACGCAACCTAAGGCATCCAAATATTATCCGTATGCTAGATTCTCATGAAACTCCCAATGAAATCGTAGTGGTCACCGAATATGCGAAGATGGACTTACATAGCTTACTTCGAGACGGTTCACTAAGCGAACTGAAAACTCAAAAGATCACCTTCGATCTCGTGTCCGCCCTTTACTACTTACATTCGCACCGTATATTACACCGGGAtttaaaaccacaaaacataCTACTGGATCGAAATATGTGCGCCAAATTGTGTGATTTTGGATTTGCTAGAAACATGACAATGGGCACGCATGTCCTTACATCGATTAAAGGCACTCCGTTGTATATGGCACCAGAGTTACTGGAAGCAAAACCGTACGATCATCACGCAGACCTTTGGTCATTGGGctgcattatttatgaaatGCTAGCTGGAGAACCTCCTTTTAGCTCGACATCCATGATACATCTCGTTCGGCTGATTCGTAATCAGTACATCAAGTGGCCCAGTTACTTGACGAGTAACTGTATTTCTTTCGTGCAAGGTTTGCTAGAACGAGATCCGACACAGCGCATGAGTTGGTCGAACATTCTATCGCACAGTTTTGTACAAGGCAATATTGTAATAATTGATGAAAATTACCCACAATCGCCATTTACAAATACATTGACGATCTCACAATCTCGAGCAGCAGTGAATCAATCGCAACATCTATTGCAACTATCAGGCCGCCCCAAGGAAATGGATAAACCTAACAATGATGAGTTGACTACATCAAAAGATAGTATCAACGTTATTTTGCAAAGTGACGTAGAATATCAAGAAACAGACAACGACGATTACGCAGCCGATGTGGTAGCCGAAAGTAGATCGAGAAATGTTGGAGAACAAATATTTACGGAAGGATGTGAACAACAGTTATTCCCAAATGTCCGTAGTTATGATTTGTCAACACATTTGACGAACAACACTAATCTGTGTGTAAACTATTTCAATGACAATTTTCCTCTTATACCTTTATATCCGGCTAATGATAGTCAACGAAATATATTTTCGTTGATGCAGCCCGGATTtagggaaaatgttttcccaacCGAGTACCAATCGCAAGAGTTAGAGCGGTGCAAGTTGAGCCAAAGCATAGATAATTTTTCAATACGAATTGCTTCGGAGAAACAACTTGCTACTGAAAAATCGGCAGAAGGACGTAAAGTTCTCCCTTCTCCTATTGGTCAAGTCTTTCCacagaaaaataatgaaaaaaatacaCCCACTCTTTTCCCGGGCTGGGATTCTTGTGATGAATCACAAAACCCGCCCATTGAAAATGAAGAATGGCTAGTATTTTTGCAACGTTCTATGCAAGAAATTCTTGATGGGGAGCTTGACTCCTTGAAGCAACGAAACTTCGTCTGCATCATTGTGGCACCACTTCGGAATTGTCGAACCAACTCGAAAGTAATCGAAAACGTAGCGCACTTGCTCAGTCTCCCGCTGGCGATCGACATACCGCCAACGATAAAACGGGATATAATTAGTGTCTATGGTGAACTGAAGCTGGTTCCGAATCTGGTGTACGCATCGAAATTGCTATGTAATAAGCCCTCTAGTACTGAGCTGGTGGACTACAATGAACCAGAAACTCCAATGTCAACTAGCCCTATTGGACACCTAGCAGCACTAGACAACGATGAGGTGAAAACGCTGACGGCACTTTATGATCTGATATGTTATCTCATTCACACGGGGGACGTATTTATGAATCAATTCTGTGACGCAATCGAAATTCTTGGGGCCAAGAAACTCTTCGTTAGTTTCTTCAGCATTGTTCACAAGAATAGCAGCTACGTACGATTGGTTTGCTCGCTGCTCGCTCTATTAAACTGTGCAATGCGTGAACTGCCAGAGAACGCCGAAATAATTGAACAAATAATTTTTGATGAAAACATCGACCTACCAGCATTGCTGAAGCACGAAGACCCAATTTTAAG ACTGCGATCCTGTATGTTGTTGCGCATATTGGCTAGATTTAGTTGTTTGGCTTTCCAGAAACGTTGGTCTAATGAGCTCAAGGAGTGCCTTGAGTCGTTATGCTCAGACGAAAATTTAGATGTGCAAAGG GAAGCTAAATTCGGCATCAAAGAACTAAAATACTTGTCATTTGTTGCAGAGGAGCTTCGGTGA